One part of the Mycolicibacterium aromaticivorans JS19b1 = JCM 16368 genome encodes these proteins:
- a CDS encoding helix-turn-helix transcriptional regulator: protein MLRVPLLDLFGQLRNTGVVKFPSDADAVPVVGTVVHDGQTRRAIVQLLLESGSITAAEIGQRLGISAAGVRRHLDALIEAGDAQANAAAAWQQAGRGRPAKRYRLTAAGRAKLEHTYDDLASAAIRQLREIGGEQAVQTFARRRIDAILAGVAQGPDDVESTAERVADAMTKAGYAATTTRVGGPMQGIQICQHHCPVSHVAEEFPELCEAEKEAMSEILGTHVQRLATIANGDCACTTHVPLTPAHH from the coding sequence TTGCTAAGGGTGCCCTTGCTAGACCTGTTCGGGCAATTGCGTAACACTGGTGTTGTGAAATTCCCGTCCGATGCTGACGCTGTGCCCGTGGTGGGCACCGTCGTGCATGACGGGCAGACCCGCCGGGCAATTGTGCAGCTCCTGCTTGAGTCGGGATCCATCACCGCCGCCGAGATCGGCCAGCGGCTGGGCATCTCCGCGGCCGGCGTGCGCCGACACCTCGACGCGCTGATTGAGGCGGGCGACGCCCAGGCCAACGCCGCGGCGGCGTGGCAGCAGGCGGGCCGCGGCAGGCCCGCCAAGCGCTACCGGCTCACCGCGGCCGGACGGGCCAAACTGGAACACACCTACGACGACCTGGCGTCGGCCGCGATCCGCCAATTGCGCGAAATCGGCGGCGAGCAGGCGGTGCAGACCTTCGCCCGGCGCCGTATCGACGCCATCCTCGCCGGGGTGGCGCAGGGCCCCGACGACGTCGAGTCCACGGCCGAGCGGGTCGCCGACGCGATGACCAAGGCCGGTTACGCGGCGACGACGACGCGGGTCGGCGGACCCATGCAGGGCATCCAGATCTGCCAGCACCACTGCCCGGTTTCGCATGTCGCCGAAGAGTTTCCAGAACTGTGCGAAGCCGAGAAGGAGGCGATGTCCGAGATCCTCGGCACCCACGTCCAGCGACTGGCCACCATCGCCAACGGCGACTGCGCCTGCACCACCCACGTGCCGCTCACACCGGCACACCACTAG
- the mptB gene encoding polyprenol phosphomannose-dependent alpha 1,6 mannosyltransferase MptB, whose product MAARQLSLSSSIARLHGDERTVGAPLNDAEFRAMRRTRLFGATGTVLMAIGALGAGARPVVQDPTFGVRLLNLPSRIQTVSLTMTTTGAVMMALAWLMLGRFALGNRRMSRSQLDHTLLLWVVPLLIAPPMYSKDVYSYLAQSQISANGLNPYKVGPAPGLGLDHVFTLSVPSLWRETPAPYGPLFLWVGRGISALTGENIVAAVLSHRVVVLLGVGMIVWAVPRLARRCGVAEVSALWLGAANPLLLMHLVAGIHNEALMLGVMLTGTEFALRGIDSAKPLWPRPMHWPHGRDQWAQWMPPAMLVLGSVLITMSSQVKLPGLLALGFVGMALAYRWGSTVTAFVLASAFMASLSLVVMAIIGWASGLGFGWLFTLGTANVVRSWMSPPTLLALGTGQVGILLGLGDHTTAVLSLTRAMGVLIIMITVTWLLLAVMRGKLHPVGGLGVALGATVLLFPVVQPWYLLWAIIPLAAWATRPGFRIATIAVSLVVGIFGPTANGDRFALFQIVDATLASTVIVLMLIAVTFHRLPWRKVPGTNETFSGQEPDTPATAESAEPSTEPPTPRPAPGAYAESP is encoded by the coding sequence GTGGCAGCCCGCCAGCTTTCGCTGAGTTCGTCAATCGCCCGCTTGCACGGCGATGAACGAACTGTAGGCGCGCCCCTCAACGACGCCGAATTCCGTGCCATGCGCCGCACCCGGCTGTTCGGCGCCACCGGAACAGTGCTGATGGCGATCGGTGCGCTGGGTGCGGGCGCCCGCCCGGTCGTGCAGGACCCGACCTTCGGCGTGCGGCTGCTGAACCTGCCGTCGCGTATCCAGACGGTGTCGCTGACGATGACCACCACGGGTGCGGTGATGATGGCGCTGGCCTGGCTGATGCTGGGCCGCTTCGCCCTCGGCAACCGCCGGATGTCGCGCAGTCAGCTTGATCACACTCTGCTGCTGTGGGTCGTTCCGCTGCTGATCGCTCCGCCGATGTACAGCAAGGACGTCTACTCCTATCTGGCGCAGAGCCAGATATCGGCGAACGGGCTCAATCCCTACAAGGTCGGGCCCGCCCCGGGGCTGGGCTTGGACCACGTCTTCACCCTCTCGGTGCCCAGCCTGTGGCGCGAGACGCCCGCGCCGTACGGCCCGCTGTTCCTGTGGGTGGGACGCGGAATCTCGGCGCTGACCGGGGAGAACATCGTCGCCGCCGTGCTCAGTCACCGGGTGGTGGTGCTGCTCGGCGTCGGGATGATCGTGTGGGCGGTGCCGCGGCTGGCCCGTCGCTGCGGCGTCGCCGAGGTCAGCGCGCTGTGGCTGGGTGCGGCCAATCCACTGTTGCTGATGCATCTGGTCGCAGGCATTCACAACGAGGCGCTGATGCTGGGCGTGATGCTCACCGGCACCGAGTTCGCGCTGCGCGGGATCGACTCCGCCAAGCCGCTGTGGCCACGGCCGATGCACTGGCCGCACGGGCGCGACCAGTGGGCCCAGTGGATGCCGCCGGCGATGCTGGTGTTGGGCTCGGTGCTGATCACGATGTCCTCCCAGGTGAAACTGCCGGGGCTGTTGGCCTTGGGCTTCGTGGGCATGGCCCTGGCGTACCGCTGGGGATCGACCGTCACGGCGTTCGTTCTGGCGAGCGCGTTCATGGCGTCGCTGTCGCTGGTGGTCATGGCCATCATCGGCTGGGCCAGCGGCCTGGGCTTCGGCTGGCTGTTCACGCTCGGCACCGCCAACGTGGTGCGCAGCTGGATGTCGCCGCCGACGCTGCTGGCGCTGGGCACCGGCCAGGTCGGGATCCTGCTCGGGCTGGGTGACCACACCACCGCCGTGCTGTCGCTGACCCGCGCCATGGGCGTGCTGATCATCATGATCACCGTCACCTGGCTGCTGCTGGCCGTGATGCGGGGCAAGTTGCATCCGGTCGGCGGTCTCGGTGTGGCGCTGGGCGCGACCGTGCTGCTGTTTCCCGTCGTGCAGCCGTGGTACCTGCTGTGGGCGATCATCCCGCTGGCAGCTTGGGCCACCCGCCCGGGCTTTCGCATCGCGACCATCGCGGTGTCGCTCGTCGTCGGGATCTTCGGGCCGACGGCCAACGGCGACCGCTTCGCCCTGTTTCAGATCGTCGACGCCACCCTGGCCAGCACGGTGATCGTGCTGATGCTGATCGCCGTGACGTTCCACCGGCTGCCGTGGCGCAAGGTGCCCGGAACCAACGAAACGTTCAGTGGGCAGGAGCCCGACACCCCGGCCACAGCGGAGTCCGCGGAGCCATCGACCGAACCACCGACGCCGCGTCCGGCGCCCGGCGCATACGCTGAGTCACCGTGA
- a CDS encoding ABC transporter ATP-binding protein: MRLRGVSKHYGSTTAVANLDLEVHAAEVLALLGPNGAGKTTTVEMCEGFTRPDGGTIEVLGLDPVADNARVRERIGVMLQGGGGYPAARAGEMLNLVASYAANPLDPAWLLDTLGLTDAARTTYRRLSGGQQQRLALACALVGRPELVFLDEPTAGMDAHARLVVWELIDALRRDGVTVVLTTHQLKEAEELADRIVIIDHGSAVASGTPAELMNSGAEGQLRFSAPRQLDLSLLIAALPEGYAAKEVSPGEYLVEGKIDPQVLATVTAWCARLDVLATDVRVEQRSLEDVFLELTGRELRS, translated from the coding sequence GTGCGACTGCGCGGGGTGTCCAAGCATTACGGGTCGACGACGGCCGTGGCGAATCTCGATCTCGAGGTGCACGCCGCCGAGGTGCTGGCCCTGCTGGGCCCCAACGGGGCAGGTAAGACCACCACGGTCGAGATGTGCGAGGGCTTCACCCGGCCAGACGGCGGCACCATCGAGGTGCTGGGCCTGGACCCGGTCGCCGACAACGCGCGGGTGCGCGAGCGAATCGGCGTCATGCTGCAGGGCGGCGGCGGCTATCCGGCGGCCCGGGCCGGCGAGATGCTGAATCTGGTGGCCTCCTACGCCGCCAATCCGCTCGACCCGGCCTGGCTACTGGACACCCTGGGGCTGACCGACGCCGCCCGAACCACCTACCGCAGGCTGTCCGGCGGCCAGCAGCAGCGGCTGGCGCTGGCATGCGCCCTGGTCGGCAGGCCCGAACTGGTCTTCCTCGACGAGCCCACCGCCGGAATGGACGCGCACGCGCGGCTGGTGGTGTGGGAGCTCATCGACGCGCTGCGCCGCGACGGCGTGACCGTGGTGTTGACCACCCACCAGCTCAAGGAGGCCGAGGAGCTCGCCGACCGGATCGTGATCATCGACCACGGCTCGGCCGTGGCGTCGGGAACACCCGCGGAGTTGATGAACTCCGGCGCCGAAGGACAGTTGCGATTCTCCGCGCCCCGACAGCTCGACCTGTCGCTGTTGATCGCTGCGCTACCGGAAGGCTATGCGGCCAAGGAAGTTTCGCCCGGTGAATACCTGGTGGAAGGCAAGATCGACCCGCAGGTGCTGGCAACGGTTACAGCCTGGTGCGCACGGCTCGACGTGCTGGCCACCGATGTGCGGGTCGAGCAGCGCAGCCTCGAAGACGTGTTCCTGGAGTTGACCGGTAGGGAGTTGCGGTCATGA
- a CDS encoding ABC transporter permease, translated as MTSELFPPGTFAPDPRPSTVPRMLAAQYGLELKLLLRNGEQLLLTMFIPITLLIGLTLLPLGSFGTHRVAVFVPAIMALAVISTAFTGQAIAVAFDRRYGALKRLGATALPVWGIIAGKALAVVTVVFLQALLLGGIGLALGWRPHPVGLLLGALVIALGTAGFVAMGLLLGGTLRAEIVLAVANLLWFVFAGLGALTLETGAIPRGVAWVARLTPSGALTEALTRAMSLSVDWFGIAVLAAWGVVSALAALRWFRFT; from the coding sequence ATGACGAGCGAACTCTTTCCCCCGGGCACCTTCGCGCCCGACCCACGGCCCAGCACCGTGCCGCGGATGCTGGCGGCGCAGTACGGCCTGGAACTGAAACTGTTGCTGCGCAACGGTGAACAGCTGCTGCTGACGATGTTCATCCCCATCACGCTGCTGATCGGGCTCACCCTGTTGCCGCTCGGCTCGTTCGGCACGCACCGGGTCGCGGTGTTCGTTCCGGCGATCATGGCGCTGGCGGTGATCTCCACGGCGTTCACCGGCCAGGCCATCGCCGTCGCGTTCGACCGCCGCTACGGTGCACTGAAACGGTTGGGCGCCACCGCACTTCCGGTGTGGGGCATCATCGCGGGCAAAGCGCTGGCCGTGGTGACCGTGGTGTTCCTGCAGGCGTTGCTGCTCGGCGGCATCGGTTTGGCCCTGGGCTGGCGCCCGCATCCGGTCGGGCTGCTGCTCGGCGCGCTGGTGATCGCACTGGGCACGGCGGGTTTCGTGGCGATGGGCCTGCTGCTGGGCGGAACGCTGCGCGCCGAGATCGTGCTGGCTGTCGCCAACCTGCTGTGGTTCGTGTTCGCCGGGCTGGGAGCGCTGACCCTGGAGACCGGCGCGATTCCGCGTGGGGTGGCCTGGGTGGCGCGGCTGACGCCGTCCGGCGCGCTCACCGAAGCACTGACCCGGGCGATGTCGCTGTCGGTCGACTGGTTCGGCATCGCGGTGCTGGCGGCGTGGGGCGTGGTGTCGGCGTTGGCGGCGCTGCGCTGGTTCCGCTTCACCTAG
- a CDS encoding COX15/CtaA family protein, whose amino-acid sequence MPVGRFFQRLVDLLPLPSLRVQRIIAAAVILTQGGIAVTGAIVRVTASGLGCPTWPQCFPGSFVPVPHAEVPVIHQAVEFGNRMITFLVVITAILAVLAVTRARRRREVLIYAWLMPASTVVQAVLGGITVLAGLAWWTVAIHLLASMAMVWLATLLYVKIGEPDDGISTALVPKPLRHLTVLGALTLAATLTTGTLVTGAGPHAGDKSPQRPVPRLEVEILTLVHMHATLLVAYLALLVGLAAGLQAVFAPRFIMKRLAVLVGLVLAQGLVGAVQFFTGVPAALVAVHVAGAAACTAATAALWASMRQRAEPKTLTR is encoded by the coding sequence GTGCCCGTCGGACGGTTTTTCCAGCGGCTGGTGGACTTGCTGCCACTGCCGAGCCTGCGCGTCCAGCGCATCATCGCCGCCGCGGTCATCCTGACCCAGGGCGGTATCGCCGTCACCGGCGCGATCGTGCGGGTCACCGCATCCGGCCTCGGCTGCCCCACCTGGCCGCAATGCTTCCCCGGCAGCTTCGTCCCGGTCCCGCACGCCGAGGTGCCGGTCATCCACCAGGCCGTCGAGTTCGGCAACCGGATGATCACCTTCCTCGTCGTGATCACCGCGATCCTGGCCGTCCTGGCCGTCACCCGCGCCCGCCGCCGTCGGGAGGTGCTGATCTACGCCTGGCTGATGCCGGCGTCGACGGTGGTGCAGGCGGTGCTCGGCGGGATCACCGTGCTGGCGGGGCTGGCGTGGTGGACGGTCGCGATCCACCTACTGGCGTCGATGGCGATGGTGTGGCTGGCCACCCTGCTCTACGTCAAGATCGGCGAACCCGACGACGGCATCTCGACCGCGCTGGTGCCCAAGCCGCTGCGGCATCTGACCGTGCTCGGCGCACTCACATTGGCCGCGACGCTGACCACGGGGACCCTCGTGACCGGCGCCGGCCCGCACGCCGGCGACAAGAGTCCGCAGCGCCCGGTGCCGCGGCTCGAGGTCGAGATCCTCACGCTGGTGCACATGCACGCGACGCTGCTGGTCGCCTACCTGGCGCTGCTGGTCGGGCTGGCCGCCGGATTGCAGGCGGTGTTCGCGCCCCGGTTCATCATGAAGCGGTTGGCCGTGCTCGTGGGTTTGGTGCTGGCCCAAGGACTGGTCGGCGCGGTGCAGTTCTTCACCGGCGTGCCGGCCGCATTGGTGGCCGTGCACGTCGCGGGCGCGGCGGCCTGCACGGCGGCCACCGCGGCGCTATGGGCGTCGATGCGACAGCGGGCCGAGCCCAAGACGCTCACACGCTGA
- a CDS encoding ATP-grasp domain-containing protein yields MSVRPNLARPDVFHPSIVLAGCPRLVAGDGDDDGLIAALRTRGLHARWLSWDDPQTETADLVILRAAWDYAERREEFLAWTRRVRHLLNAPEVVAWNSDKHYLQDLADAGVPTVPSYFFAPGDKVRLPKGEVVIKPAIGAGSIDTGRFVDRAAAGAHVAALQDSGRTALVQPYDARVEQGETALVFLGGRQSHAFTKGPMLPPEGESPTLHESGTYVEESLAPADPDFEMWDVGVAALAAASRHLGIEPCELLYARVDLIGGSDDPVVLELEVIEPGLGWRQLDERTRELQQRAFALEVESACERLGLGPLSHRRP; encoded by the coding sequence ATGAGCGTTCGCCCGAATCTGGCACGTCCCGACGTCTTCCATCCGAGCATCGTGCTGGCGGGCTGCCCGCGACTCGTGGCCGGTGACGGCGACGACGACGGACTGATCGCCGCCCTGCGGACCCGCGGGCTGCACGCCCGCTGGCTGTCCTGGGACGACCCGCAGACCGAGACCGCGGACCTGGTGATCCTGCGGGCCGCCTGGGATTACGCCGAACGCCGCGAGGAGTTCCTGGCCTGGACCCGCCGGGTGCGCCACCTGCTCAACGCCCCGGAGGTGGTGGCGTGGAACAGCGACAAGCACTATCTGCAGGATCTCGCCGACGCGGGCGTGCCGACCGTCCCGTCGTATTTCTTCGCACCGGGGGACAAGGTGCGCCTGCCCAAGGGTGAGGTGGTGATCAAGCCCGCGATCGGTGCAGGCTCGATCGACACCGGCCGGTTCGTCGACCGGGCCGCGGCGGGCGCACACGTCGCCGCGTTGCAGGACAGCGGGCGTACGGCGCTGGTGCAGCCCTACGACGCCCGCGTCGAGCAGGGGGAGACCGCGCTGGTGTTCCTCGGCGGCCGGCAGTCCCATGCGTTCACCAAGGGCCCGATGCTGCCGCCCGAAGGGGAGTCGCCCACGCTGCATGAGTCCGGCACCTACGTGGAGGAGTCGCTGGCCCCGGCGGATCCGGACTTCGAGATGTGGGACGTCGGCGTGGCCGCGCTGGCTGCCGCCAGTCGCCATCTGGGTATCGAGCCCTGTGAATTGCTCTATGCCAGAGTCGATCTCATCGGCGGCTCCGACGATCCGGTGGTGCTGGAGCTCGAGGTGATCGAGCCCGGACTCGGCTGGCGCCAGCTCGACGAGCGGACCCGCGAGCTGCAACAGCGCGCGTTCGCGCTCGAGGTCGAGTCAGCGTGTGAGCGTCTTGGGCTCGGCCCGCTGTCGCATCGACGCCCATAG
- a CDS encoding quinone oxidoreductase family protein encodes MHAIEVAATGGPEVLKYVEKPQPTPGPAEVLIQADAIGVNYIDTYFRSGLYPRELPFVVGTEVCGTIVAVGDDVAAITPGDRVVTAVASGAYAEFCTAPADFVAYVPDSVPSDAIASALLKGMTAHYLIKSVYTVQARDFVLVHAGAGGVGLILTQWATSLGARVITTASSPQKAELSRQAGAIEVLDYPEDPADFAAAIRELTNGHGVAAVYDGVGKTTFDASLASLAIRGTLALFGASSGPVPPVDPQRLNAAGSVFLTRPNLAHFTRTPDEFAWRAGELLEAIASGAITITVGGHYPLAEAAQAHRDLQGRKTTGSIVLLPQN; translated from the coding sequence ATGCACGCAATCGAAGTCGCCGCGACGGGCGGTCCCGAGGTCCTGAAATACGTCGAGAAGCCGCAGCCCACACCCGGCCCGGCCGAGGTGCTCATCCAGGCGGATGCGATCGGCGTCAACTACATCGACACCTACTTCCGGTCCGGTCTGTATCCGCGGGAACTGCCGTTCGTGGTGGGCACCGAGGTCTGCGGAACGATCGTTGCGGTCGGCGACGACGTCGCGGCCATCACGCCCGGCGACCGGGTTGTCACCGCGGTGGCGTCCGGAGCTTATGCCGAGTTCTGCACGGCCCCAGCAGATTTCGTCGCCTACGTGCCTGATTCGGTACCGTCGGACGCCATCGCCTCGGCGCTGCTCAAAGGTATGACCGCGCACTATCTGATCAAGTCGGTGTACACGGTGCAGGCCCGCGATTTCGTGCTCGTGCACGCCGGGGCCGGCGGCGTCGGACTGATCCTGACCCAGTGGGCCACCAGCCTGGGTGCGCGGGTGATCACCACCGCCTCGAGCCCGCAGAAGGCGGAGCTGTCGCGGCAGGCCGGCGCGATCGAGGTGCTGGACTACCCCGAGGACCCCGCCGACTTCGCCGCCGCGATCCGCGAGCTCACCAACGGCCACGGTGTCGCCGCCGTTTACGACGGTGTCGGCAAGACCACATTCGACGCCAGCCTCGCGAGCCTGGCGATCCGCGGCACCCTGGCACTGTTCGGCGCGTCCAGCGGACCCGTCCCGCCGGTCGATCCGCAGCGGCTCAACGCCGCCGGGTCGGTGTTCCTCACCCGGCCCAACCTCGCCCACTTCACCCGTACGCCGGACGAATTCGCGTGGCGCGCCGGTGAGCTACTGGAAGCGATCGCGTCCGGCGCCATCACGATAACGGTCGGTGGCCATTACCCGCTGGCCGAAGCCGCCCAGGCGCACCGGGATCTCCAGGGCCGCAAGACGACCGGCTCGATCGTACTGCTGCCTCAGAACTAG
- a CDS encoding heme o synthase: MRVREVHLVDGAPIRFRDRLLGYLALTKPRVIELLLVTTIPAMLLAGRGTVDLPLILNTLFGGLLAAAGANTLNCVADADIDKVMKRTERRPLARATVPRSHALVFGLTLSVGSFFWLWWTTNLLSAHLAAATIAFYVLVYTLLLKRRTSQNVVWGGAAGCMPVMIGWSAVTDTIGWQALVMFAIIFFWTPPHTWALAMKYKDDYRAAGVPMLPVVATELQVTKQILIYTWLTVIATLALAPAAGWLYGSVAALAGAWFLIMAHRLHAGVRRGNPVKPLRLFLQSNNYLALVFVALAVDSALALPTLFS; the protein is encoded by the coding sequence GTGAGAGTTCGCGAAGTGCACCTCGTTGACGGGGCGCCCATTCGGTTCCGCGACAGGCTGCTGGGATACCTCGCCCTGACCAAACCGCGGGTCATCGAGCTGCTGCTCGTCACCACCATTCCGGCCATGCTGTTGGCCGGCCGCGGCACCGTCGACCTGCCGCTGATCCTCAACACCCTGTTCGGCGGTCTGCTGGCCGCGGCAGGTGCCAACACGCTCAACTGTGTGGCCGACGCCGACATCGACAAGGTGATGAAGCGCACCGAACGGCGGCCGCTTGCCAGGGCCACCGTGCCCCGCAGCCACGCCCTGGTGTTCGGGCTGACGCTCTCGGTCGGATCGTTCTTCTGGCTGTGGTGGACCACCAACCTGCTCTCAGCGCACCTGGCCGCGGCCACGATCGCCTTCTACGTGCTCGTCTACACCCTGCTGCTCAAGCGCCGCACCTCGCAGAACGTGGTGTGGGGCGGTGCTGCCGGCTGCATGCCGGTGATGATCGGCTGGTCGGCCGTCACCGACACGATCGGCTGGCAGGCGCTGGTGATGTTCGCGATCATCTTCTTCTGGACGCCGCCGCACACCTGGGCGCTGGCCATGAAGTACAAGGACGACTATCGCGCCGCGGGCGTGCCCATGCTGCCGGTGGTGGCCACCGAGTTGCAGGTCACCAAGCAGATTCTGATCTACACCTGGCTGACCGTGATCGCCACGCTGGCGCTCGCGCCGGCCGCCGGCTGGCTGTACGGCTCGGTGGCCGCACTGGCCGGGGCCTGGTTCCTGATCATGGCGCATCGCCTGCATGCCGGCGTGCGTCGCGGCAACCCGGTCAAGCCGCTGCGACTGTTCCTGCAGTCCAACAACTACCTGGCGCTGGTGTTCGTCGCACTCGCCGTCGACTCGGCGCTGGCGCTGCCGACGCTGTTCAGCTAG
- the tkt gene encoding transketolase — translation MTTVEEIATLTQPHHPDDWTPVDSKAVDTVRVLAADAVQKVGNGHPGTAMSLAPLAYTLFQRVMRHDPSDTHWLGRDRFVLSCGHSSLTLYLQLYLGGFGLELSDIESLRTWGSKTPGHPEFRHTLGVEITTGPLGQGLASAVGMAMAARYERGLFDPDAPAGTSPFDHHIYVIASDGDIEEGITSEASSLAGTQQLGNLIVFYDHNKISIEHDTDIALSEDVPARYRAYGWHVQEVEGGENVVGIEEAIAEAKKVTDKPSFIAVRTIIGYPAPTKMNTGGVHGAALGDDEVAATKKVLGFDPDKKFEVHDEVIAHTRKLVDRGREAHEKWQGDFDAWAQREPERKALLDRLLAQELPDGWDSDITYWEPGSKAVATRAAFGQVLNDVAPKLPELWGGSADLAGSNNTTIKGVKSFGPPSISTEDFTADWYGRVLHFGIREHAMGAILSGIVLHGPTRAFGGTFLQFSDYMRASVRLASLMDIDTIYIWTHDSIGLGEDGPTHQPIEHLAALRAIPKLSVVRPGDPNETAYAWRSIVARGNGAGPVGFILTRQGIPVLEGTSAEGVQKGGYVLGGGNPADDADVIIIATGSELQLAVDAQKLLAAKDINAYVVSMPCVEWFNSQPQEYRDSVLPPDVSARVAVEAGVAQSWYRFVGDTGEIISIEHYGESADDKTLFREFGFTAEAVADAAERVIDN, via the coding sequence GTGACCACTGTCGAAGAGATCGCCACGCTGACCCAGCCCCACCACCCGGACGATTGGACGCCAGTCGATTCGAAGGCCGTCGACACGGTCCGGGTCCTGGCCGCCGACGCGGTGCAGAAGGTCGGCAACGGCCACCCGGGAACCGCCATGAGCCTGGCGCCGCTGGCCTACACGCTGTTCCAGCGGGTGATGCGGCACGATCCGAGCGACACCCACTGGCTGGGTCGCGACCGATTCGTCCTGTCCTGCGGCCACAGCAGCCTGACGCTGTACCTGCAGCTGTACCTGGGTGGGTTCGGCCTGGAGCTCTCCGACATCGAATCGCTGCGCACCTGGGGTTCCAAGACCCCCGGCCACCCGGAGTTCCGGCACACCCTGGGCGTGGAGATCACCACCGGCCCGCTGGGCCAGGGACTGGCATCCGCGGTCGGCATGGCGATGGCCGCACGCTACGAGCGCGGGCTGTTCGATCCCGACGCCCCGGCCGGCACCAGCCCGTTCGACCACCACATCTACGTGATCGCCTCGGACGGCGACATCGAAGAGGGCATCACCAGCGAGGCGTCGTCACTGGCGGGCACCCAGCAACTGGGCAACCTCATCGTGTTCTACGACCACAACAAGATCTCGATCGAGCACGACACCGACATCGCTTTGAGCGAGGACGTCCCGGCCCGCTACCGCGCGTACGGCTGGCACGTGCAGGAAGTCGAGGGCGGCGAGAACGTCGTCGGCATCGAAGAAGCCATCGCCGAAGCCAAGAAGGTGACCGACAAGCCGTCGTTCATCGCCGTCCGGACGATCATCGGCTATCCGGCGCCGACCAAGATGAACACCGGTGGCGTGCACGGCGCCGCGCTCGGCGACGACGAGGTGGCCGCCACCAAGAAGGTCCTCGGTTTCGACCCGGACAAGAAGTTCGAGGTGCACGACGAGGTCATCGCGCACACCCGCAAGCTCGTCGACCGCGGTCGCGAGGCGCACGAGAAGTGGCAAGGCGATTTCGACGCCTGGGCGCAGCGCGAACCGGAGCGCAAGGCGCTGCTCGACCGGCTGCTGGCGCAGGAACTGCCCGACGGCTGGGACTCCGACATCACCTACTGGGAACCGGGTTCCAAGGCGGTCGCCACCCGCGCCGCCTTCGGCCAGGTCCTCAACGACGTCGCACCGAAACTGCCCGAATTGTGGGGTGGCTCAGCCGATCTGGCCGGTAGCAACAACACCACCATCAAGGGCGTCAAGTCGTTCGGGCCGCCGTCGATCTCCACCGAGGACTTCACCGCCGACTGGTACGGCCGGGTGCTGCACTTCGGGATCCGCGAGCACGCGATGGGTGCGATCCTGTCCGGCATCGTGCTGCACGGGCCGACCCGTGCCTTCGGCGGCACGTTCCTGCAATTCTCCGACTACATGCGGGCCTCGGTGCGACTGGCGTCGCTGATGGACATCGACACCATCTACATCTGGACGCACGACTCGATCGGTCTCGGCGAGGACGGCCCCACCCATCAGCCGATCGAGCACCTGGCCGCGCTGCGGGCGATCCCGAAGCTGTCGGTGGTGCGTCCCGGCGATCCGAACGAGACCGCCTACGCCTGGCGCAGCATCGTCGCTCGCGGCAACGGTGCCGGGCCGGTCGGTTTCATCCTGACCCGTCAGGGCATTCCGGTGCTGGAGGGCACCAGCGCCGAGGGCGTCCAGAAAGGTGGCTACGTCCTGGGCGGTGGGAACCCGGCCGATGACGCCGACGTGATCATCATCGCCACCGGATCTGAGCTGCAGCTGGCAGTCGACGCGCAGAAGTTGTTGGCGGCCAAGGACATCAACGCCTACGTGGTGTCGATGCCGTGCGTCGAGTGGTTCAACTCGCAGCCGCAGGAATACCGCGACAGCGTTCTTCCGCCCGACGTGTCGGCCCGGGTTGCGGTGGAAGCCGGTGTGGCGCAGAGCTGGTACCGATTCGTCGGCGACACCGGCGAGATCATCTCCATCGAGCACTACGGCGAATCCGCCGACGACAAGACCTTGTTCCGCGAGTTCGGGTTCACCGCCGAAGCTGTCGCCGACGCCGCGGAACGTGTGATCGACAACTAA